The following proteins are encoded in a genomic region of Sulfurovum indicum:
- a CDS encoding c-type cytochrome yields MLKPLLAVLLTILSIQANDTMEQLYMKNGCSSCHGIYGEGIGASPRLQGQREDILRKRLKDLKKGRTRTAFGTIMISFAKALSDSQIEEMSKYLAALKTTVNEERYEIEYDPAGDGGS; encoded by the coding sequence ATGTTGAAACCTCTTCTCGCAGTACTGCTTACTATATTAAGTATCCAGGCGAACGATACAATGGAACAACTCTACATGAAAAACGGATGCAGTTCCTGTCACGGTATTTATGGAGAAGGTATCGGAGCTTCACCGCGGCTTCAGGGGCAGAGAGAAGATATTCTGCGCAAACGTCTAAAAGATCTGAAAAAAGGGAGAACACGAACTGCTTTCGGCACCATTATGATCTCTTTTGCCAAAGCACTGAGTGATAGCCAGATAGAAGAGATGTCAAAATATCTTGCCGCACTTAAAACAACAGTCAATGAGGAAAGATATGAAATAGAGTATGATCCCGCCGGTGACGGGGGATCTTAG